TCAGCCCTAGCTTTTGTACTTTTCCAAGGAAGCCTTCATGCCGGACACCCAGTCCCTCAACGCTGCATTCATGGTCGTTCAGAGCAACAGCCTGGATGAGTTGCGCAGCCTTGTGATCAGCATTATGCGGCGCTATCCACTGGCTCCCCTGGAAAACGAAATTGCGCTTGTGCAGAGCAACGGCATCGCTCAATGGCTCAAGCTGGCGCTGGCTGAGGATCCTGAAGCGGACGACTCAGGCGGCTGTGGTATCGCCGCCGCCATTGATGTGCAACTGCCGGGCAGTTTCATGTGGCAGCTTTACCGGATGGTGCTGGGACGAGAGGAAATTCCAGCAAAGTCGCTGCTCGACAAGGCGCCGCTGACCTGGCGCCTGATGCGCCTGTTGCCACAGGTCATCACCCGACCGCATTTCGAACCGCTACAACGCTTCCTCACCCATGATGCCGATCTGCGCAAGCGTTACCAGTTGTCCGAACGTCTGGCAGACCTCTTCGACCAGTACCAGGTTTACCGCGCAGATTGGCTTGAGGACTGGGCAGAGGGGCATCATCAACTCCGCAATGTAAGAGGTGAAGCGAAGCCGCTCTCACCAACCAGTTGCTGGCAGGCCGAGTTGTGGCGCGCCCTGCTGGACGATGTGGGCGAGCAAGGCATGGCCCAAAGTCGGGCAGGCGTGCACCAGCGGTTCATGGAGCGCATCAACAGTCTTGAGCGCGCACCTCTCGGTCTTCCCCAGCGGGTTATCGTATTCGGAATTTCGTCGCTGCCTGCTCAGGTACTGGAGGCATTGGCCGGGCTATCCCGTTTCAGCCAGGTTTTGTTGTGCGTCCATAACCCCTGCCGTTATCACTGGGCCGATATCGTTGCCGACAAAGATCTCTTGCGTCATCAATACAAGCGGCAAGCCCGAAAAAACGGCATGCCCGTAGTGCTGGATTCGGAATCACTCCACCAACATGCTCACCCGCTACTCGCAGCGTGGGGCAAGCAAGGTCGTGATTACATCAACCTTCTCGACAGCTACGACGAGCCTGACAGCTATCGCGCAGCATTTCGCAACGGACGCATCGACCTGTTCAGCGAAACCCAGCCGAACAACATGCTCAATCAGTTACAGGACGACATTCTGGAACTGCGGCCGTTCAGCGAGACTCGAGCACTCTGGCCGGCAGTCGACCTGACTCAAGACGACTCGATCCGCTTTCACATTGCCCATAGCGCCCAGCGCGAAGTGGAAATTCTTCACGACCAGCTCCTGGCCCGTTTCAGTGGCAACCCTCAATTACGCCCGCGCGACGTGATCGTGATGGTGCCTGACATCGACAGTTATGCGCCGCATATTCGCGCCGTATTTGGGCAACTGGATCGTCAGGACCCTCGCTTCATTCCTTTCACCATGGCCGATCAGGGGCAGCGCGGACGGGATCCATTACTCATCGCTGTCGAACATCTGCTCAAGCTGCCGGACAGTCGATTCCCCGTCAGTGAAATCCTCGACTTGCTCGATGTTCCTGCGTTACGCGCCAGGTTTGGTGTGCAGGAGCGAGACTTGCCGACTCTGCATCGCTGGATCGAAGGTGCTGGCGTGCGTTGGGGTATCGATGCAGGGCAACGTGCCGAACTGGGATTACCCGACCAACTGGAGCAAAACAGTTGGCGCTTTGGCTTGCGTCGGATGCTGCTCGGTTACGCCGTTGGCAGTTCAGGTACCTGTGGAGATATCGAGCCTTACGATGAGATCGGTGGTCTCGATGCCGCGTTGATCGGTCCGTTGGTAGCGTTGCTGGATGCACTGGAGCTCTCGCATCAGCAACTGATGAAACCCGCGCAACCACAGGAATGGGGGCATCGGCTTCAGGCGTTGATGCAGCTGTTTTTCAAACCCGAAGATGAACATGATGACTACCTGCTGGCTCAACTCGAGGAGTTGCGCGAAACCTGGCTGGAAACCTGCGAGGCCGTCGGTCTGCTGGACGAGCTGCCACTGACCGTCGTCCGTGAGGCCTGGCTGGCGGGGCTGGATCAGGGGCGTCTGTCGCAGCGCTTCCTGGCGGGGGCTGTGAACTTTTGCACGCTGATGCCGATGCGCGCGATCCCGTTCAGGCTGGTTTGCCTGTTGGGCATGAACGATGGCGATTATCCACGCGCTCAACCGCCGCTGGACTTCGACCTCATGGGCAGTGATTACCGGCCGGGAGATCGCTCCCGTCGGGAGGATGATCGCTATCTTTTGCTTGAAGCGCTCTTGTCCGCCCGCCATCAGCTCTACATCAGTTGGGTCGGCCGCAGCATTCGCGACAATAGCGAGCGGCCAGCCTCTGTGTTGATCGGCCAGTTGCGCGATCATCTTGCCAATGGATGGCGATCGGTCGACGACAACGAAGATCTTCTGATTGCCATGACCCAGGAGCATCCGTTGCAGCCATTCAGTTCGCGCTACTTCCATGAGGAAGACAAACTGTTCAGCTATGCCAGCGAATGGCAGGTGCTGCACCAGCATCACGAGCAGAATGACGTCACAACAATGCTTGCGCCCCATGTCCAGGAGGAACCGTTGAGTCTGGAGCTGCTGCAGGACTTCCTGCGCAATCCGGTCCGACACTTTTTCACTCAGCGACTCAAGGTTTACTTCGAAGCGGCGCAGGTACCTCAGGCTGACGAGGAACCCTTTGTGCTGGATGCGTTGCAGCGATACATGCTCAGCGACAGCTTGCTTGGGGCAGCCTTGAGACACCCGAACAATGTTGATCAGGCGCTCGAGTCTCAAGCCCGACGCCTGCAGAACAGCGGACTGCTGCCCATGGCCGGGTTCGGTGAATGCCTTCAACGAGAGTTGATCGAGCCTTTGCCAGACTTGTTGCAACGATATCAACAGCTGTTGGCGTTATGGCCAACACCGCTAACCAACGCGCTACCGATCAATTTTGAATGGCAGGAACTGCGCCTTGAAGGATGGCTAGGCGGTTTGCACCGGCGCGCCGATGGCGGCGTACTGTCGGTCACAACAATCCCCAACAGCATAGGCTCGATCAAGAGCCGCAAATGGCACCGCATTACCAAGCCCTGGGTCAGCCATCTTGTCGCGTGTGCCAGTGGTCTCTCTCTGACGACCGCACTGGTGGCCAGTGATGACACGCTCCTTCTTGAACCTCTGGGACAGACTCAAGCGGGGCGAATTCTCGAGGATCTGCTGCTCGCCTGGCAGACGGGTATGCGCCAGCCTCTGCCGGTCGCGGTGAAAACAGCTTTCGCATGGCTGGGGCAGACCGATCCGGTCAAGGCTGAAGCGGCTGCCCGCAAAGCCTATGAGGGGGATGGTCAGACCAGCGAAGGCGAGCGTCGCGAAAGCCCGGCTTTGTCCCGACAATTCGCCGATTTCGATGCACTGCAGGCGGATGAAACCTTTTCCGGTTGGTGTGATGCACTGTATCGCCCTTTGCTTGAGGCACCGTGGCGCTCATGGACTCACGAGGAGGCAGGCGCATGAGCAACCAACAGCCGCTCGCGCTGGTATTCCCGTTAAGAGGCAGTCAGCTGATCGAAGCCAGTGCGGGCACTGGCAAGACGTTTACCATTTCGGCGTTGTATCTGCGGTTGATCCTCGGCCACGGAGGCGAGGTGAGCGGTTTCGGTCGAGAGCTGCTGCCCCCGCAGATTCTCGTGGTGACCTTCACCGACGCGGCCACCAAAGAGTTACGCGAACGCATCCGTACGCGCCTGGCCGAAGCTGCCCGTTTCTTCCGTGACGAGACGCCTCCCCCTGATGCGCTGATCGATGAATTGCGAGCACAGTTCGATCCGCAACAATGGCCCGGCTGCGCTAACCGCCTGGACATTGCTGCGCAATGGATGGACGAAGCCGCGGTCTCGACGATCCACAGTTGGTGTCAGCGAATGCTGCGCGAGCATGCATTCGACAGCGGAAGTTTGTTTACCCAGACTCTGGAAACCGATCACAGCGACTTGCTCGGCGAAGTGCTGCGCGATTATTGGCGGCTGTTCTGCTATCCGATGCAGGGCGATGCCTTGAACTGGGTTCGCAGTCACTGGGGAGGTCCGGCGGCCCTGTTGCCGCGTGTGCGTGGGCTGTTTGGCACCGAGCGCGAAGGGGACTCTGACAAGACCCCATCCGAGCTGATCGAAGAGTGTCTGCAGGAGCGCCGTGCGGCATTGGTGGAGTTGAAGAGACCATGGCGGCAGTGGGCCGATGAGTTACTCGCCATCTGCCATCAGGGCGTCGCCAACAAAACCGTGGACGGGCGCAAGATGCAGGCCCGCTATTTTGAACCCTGGTTCGAAAAGCTCAAGGCCTGGGCCGAGGACGAGACGCTCGAACAACTGGATATCGGTACCGGGTTCGCCCGGCTCACGCCGGATGGCATGGCTGAGGCCTGGAAAGGCGAGCCGCCGAGTCACCCGGGCCTGGATGCCATGCCTGTGCTCAAGTCGAGCCTCGACAATTTGCCGACGCCCGATGCGGTCGTGCTGCAGCATGCTGCCAAATGGGTTGGTGCTCGCTTTGAGGACGAGAAGCGCCGTCGGGCCGAAATGGGTTTCGACGACATGCTGTTACGTCTGGATGCGGCCTTGCAGTCCGATGGTGGGGAACGTCTCGCCACGCTTATCCGCGAGCAGTTCCCGGTCGCCCTGATCGATGAGTTCCAGGACACGGACCCGGTGCAGTACCGGATCTTCGAAAGCATCTATCGAATCGAAGAGGATAATCCCGAGACCGGGTTGTTCCTGATTGGCGATCCTAAACAGGCGATCTATGCCTTTCGTGGCGCGGACATCTACACCTACCTGCGAGCCCGACAGGCCACAACCGGGCGCCTGCATACCCTGGGCACGAACTTCCGCTCCAGTCACGGGATGGTCAGTGCGGTCAATCATGTGTTCGAACGTGCCGAGTCCCGTGAGCAAGGGCGCGGAGCATTTCTGTTCCGAGAGAAAAACAACGATAACCCGGTGCCGTTCCAGCCTGTGGAGGCTCAGGGTCGTAAAGAACATTTGCAGGTATCCGGGCAGGACGTACCGGCGCTGAACATCTGGCATTTATCCACCGACAAGCCACTGTCCGGGGCGGTTTATCGCCAGCAGTTGGCGGCAGCCTGCGCCAGTGAGATCACGACCCTGCTCAATGGCGGGCAAACCGGTCGTGCCGGGTTTGCGCAGGAGGGCAAGGATTGGCGTGGGCTGCGGCCGGCGGACATTGCGGTCCTGGTGCGCGACGGTAAAGAGGCGCAGGCGATACGCGGTGAACTTGCAGCGCGCGGAGTACGCAGCGTTTATCTCTCGGACAAGGACTCGGTCTTCGCCGCTCAGGAAGCCCATGATCTGCTGTCATGGCTCAAGGCATGCGCCGAGCCGGATGTCGAACGCTCCCTGAAAGCGGCGCTGGCGTGCATCACGCTGAACCTGCCGCTGGCTGAGCTGGAGCGTCTGAACCAGGACGAGCTGGTTTGGGAAGCCCGGGTCATGCAGTTCCGTGGTTATCGTGAGCTCTGGCGCAAGCAAGGGGTGCTGCCGATGTTGCGGCGCCTGCTGCACGACTTTCAATTACCGCAGATGCTCATCGCCCGAAGTGATGGCGAGCGGGTGCTGACCAACCTGTTGCACCTGTCGGAGCTGTTGCAACAGGCCGCGTCGGAACTCGATGGCGAGCAGGCACTGATCCGTCATCTGGCCGAGCATCTGGCGCTGTCCGGCCAGGCAGGTGAAGAGCAGATCCTGCGTCTTGAAAGCGACGAACAACTGGTCAAGGTCGTGACCATTCACAAGTCCAAGGGGCTTGAATACCCGTTGGTGTTCCTGCCGTTCATCTGCTCGGCCAAACCTGTGGATGGCAGTCGATTGCCGTTGCATTACCACGATGAGTCCGGCAAGGCCCGCATCAGTCTGAAACCCGACGCCGAACTGATTGCGCTGGCGGACAACGAGCGCCTGGCGGAGGACCTTCGGTTGCTCTACGTCGCGCTGACCCGCGCACAACATGCGTGCTGGCTTGGGGTGACGGATCTCAAGCGCGGCAATCACAGCAGCTCGGTGCTGCACCTTTCTGCACTGGGCTATCTGTTGGGTGGCGGTGCAATGTTGAATGAGTCCAGCGGATTGGCTCGCTGGCTGGACGATCTGCAACAGGATTGCTCGGCACTGAGCGTTGTTGAAATGCCGGAGGCCACCAGCGAGGAGTACCAGCCTCCGCGTAACGAAGCCACGCTTCGTGCCACCCTTTTGCCGACCCGCAGGGCCAGCGAGAACTGGTGGATCGCTTCGTACAGCGCCTTGCGCATCAGTGACGTGCTGAGCGTCGGCAATGACGAAGCTCCCGACAGTCCGCAAGCGCAAAAGCTGTTCGACGACGAACGCCTCGATCCCGAAGCTCCACGCGAGATCATCGCCGGCGGGGCCGATATTCACCGCTTCCCTCGCGGGCCGAATCCGGGAACGTTTCTTCACGGTTTGCTGGAGTGGGCAGGGGAGGAAGGGTTCGCGGTCACCCGCGAGTCGTTGGACGATGCGATTGCCCGGCGTTGCAATCGGCGGGGCTGGGAAGGCTGGATCAGCACCCTCGTAGACTGGTTGCAACACTTGCTCAAACTACCGCTGCCAGCGGGCCTTGACCAACCGCCAGTGGTGCTTGAGCAATTGAAGCAATATCGGGTCGAGATGGAATTCTGGTTCGCCAGCCACAAAGTCGACGTCCTCAAGCTCGACGAACAGGTGCGTCAATTCACCCACAACGGTGTTGCCCGGGTGGGCGCCGAAGCGGTGCAGCTCAATGGCATGTTCAAAGGCTTTATTGACCTGACGTTCGAGCACGAGGGTCGTTACTACGTGGCCGATTACAAATCCAACTGGCTGGGTGTCGATGACGCTGCGTACACCGAACGGGCCATGGAGCAGTCGATACTCGACAACCGTTACGACCTGCAATACGTGCTGTACCTGTTGGCTTTGCATCGTCAGCTCAAGGCACGGCTCGCCGATTACGACTACGACCGGCATATCGGCGGCGCGTTGTATCTGTTCCTGCGCGGGACGCGCGCCCCCGGCGGTGGAGTTTACTTCGCGCGACCACCACGGGATCTGATCGAGCGTCTGGACTTCATGTTCCAGGGCAAACCGCAACCCAAGGCCGAGCCCGCGTGGGAACAGGGAGTACTGCTATGAACCGGACATTCGCCGACCTGCTGCCAACGCCGCTGACCGCCGAAAGCCTCGCGCAACTGACGCCCCTGACCCGTGCCGATGACCTGTTGCTGTTGCTGACACAATGGGTCGAGCGTGGCTGGTTGCGGGCGCTGGACAAGGCATTCGTGGCCTTTCTTCATGAGTTGGCGCCCGATGTCGATCCGTTGGTGTTGCTCGCCGCCGCATTGACCAGTCACCAGCTCGGCCATGGTCATGTCTGCCTGGATCTGTTCGAAACCCTCAAGGCACCGGATTTTGCACTTTCCCTGCCGCCGGAGGGGGATGCGCAACCCGGCGTGTTGCTGCTGCCATCGCAATTGCTCGAAACCCTCGACGGAGCGCACTGGTGCAAGGTGCTGGCCGGCAGTTCGCTGGTGGCACTGGCCGCCGACGAAGGTGCGTCGGCTCAGGAGCGCCCGCTGGTGTTGTCCGGCAAACGCTTGTACTTGCGGCGCTATTGGGCCTACGAGCGGCGTATCGACAGCGCATTGCGTCAGCGGCTCGCGGAGCAGGAAGCGACACCACCTGATCTTGCCCGTCGGCTGGACGCACTGTTCGATCCGGCCCAGCGTGCGGATGTCATCGACTGGCAGAAACTCGCCTGCGCCCTGGCCACCCGAAGTGCCTTCAGCATCATCACGGGTGGCCCGGGCACCGGCAAGACGACGACGGTGGTCCGTCTGCTGGCGTTGCTCCAGGCACCTGCGGTCGAGGCGCATCAGCCATTACGCATACGGCTCGCGGCGCCTACCGGTAAGGCGGCGGCGCGGCTGACCGAGTCCATCAGCCAGCAGGTGCAATCGCTGAAGGTCGCTGATAGCGTCCGGGAAAAAATCCCGACCGAGGTGACCACGGTGCACCGCCTGCTCGGCAGTCGTCCCGGCACGCGGCACTTTCGCCACCATGCCGGTAACCGTCTGCCCCTGGACGTTCTGGTGGTCGATGAGGCGTCCATGATCGACCTGGAAATGATGGCCAATCTGCTCGATGCCTTGCCGCCTCACGCCCGATTGGTGTTGCTGGGCGACAAGGATCAACTGGCCTCCGTGGAGGCGGGTGCGGTGCTGGGAGATTTGTGCCGCGATGCCGAAGCCGGTTGGTACAGTCCGCAGACTCGCCAGTGGCTGGAACAGGTGAGCGGTGAATCCCTGCAGGATAGCGGCTTGCACGAAGGCTCTGACGGCTCGCATCCGTTGGCCCAGCAGGTGGTGATGCTGCGTCACTCGCGGCGTTTCGGCGAGGGCAGCGGAATCGGCCAACTGGCGCGACGAGTGAATCAGCAACTCCCGGACGAGGCTCGCCAGTTACTGGATGCCAAAACCCATGGCGATGTGTTTTCGCTGCCGCTTCAAAACGAGCACGACCGGAAACTTGAGCATCTGGTGCTAGATGGACACGGCGAAGGCCCTCACGGTTATCGACACTATCTGAGCGTATTGCGCGATCAACGTCCGGCGAGCGGAACGCCGCTCGAGAACCCGGGTTGGGTCGACTGGGCGCGTGACGTCCTGCGGGCCTTCGATACCTTCCAGTTGTTGTGCGCAGTGCGCAAAGGGCCGTGGGGTGTGGAGGGGCTGAACCAGCGCATCACCGACGCGTTGCTTAAGGCGCGACTGATCGAGAGCGACCAGCAATGGTACGAAGGCCGGCCGGTGCTGATGACCCGAAATGACTACGGTCTGGGGCTGATGAACGGTGACATCGGTATCGCTCTGAAACTGCCCGAGCTCGATGGGCCGGATGCCGGTAAGTCGGTGTTGCGAGTGGCGTTCCCGCGTAACGACGGGTGCGGCGGGGTGCGTTTCGTGCTGCCGAGCCGGCTCAACGATGTCGAGACCGTCTACGCGATGACTGTGCACAAGTCACAGGGCTCGGAGTTTGCCCATACCGCGTTGATCCTGCCGGACGCCCTGAATCCCGTGTTGACCAAGGAGCTGATCTACACCGGAATTACCCGGGCCAAGGACTGGTTCACCTTGATCGAGCCTCGGGGTGGTGTGTTTGAAGAGGCGGTGCAGCGCAAGGTGAAGCGCTTGAGCGGACTGATGCTGGAACTGGAAGAAGGGACGCCGCATAAAGGATGAAGGTGCCTTCGATTGCCGCCGATAATTGACCGACCGGTCAGAGGTCGCTGTATCGCTGGCGTTCCAACGCTGTGCTATCGTTGCGGCATCATTTCGTAACGATCCAAGAGAATCCCTGCATGAAGGTGGCTGTCTGGGCGACAGAGCGCGTAGTTGGCTGCAAGCGGGCGTTGCTTGCCGGTGTGCTCTGTTTGCTCTCGGGTGTGGCCGCTGCCCAGACTCAACCCCCGGCGGGCATGGCCGAACAGCGGGCCAAATCCGTCACCCAGGTTGTCCTCGGTATCCTCAGTTACGCGCGCTGGCCGGTAGAGCCGGCGCAATTGCGCCTGTGCATCGTCGGTCCAACCGAATACACCGACGACCTGGTCAAGGGTACGACCCAGGCCACGGGGCGTCCGGTCATCGTGCGTCGACTGTTGGCTGACAATCCGGCCATCGTCAGCGAGTGCGACGCGGTCTACATCGGCAAACTCACGACCGACGAACGCAGCCGGCTGTTCGCATCCCTGATTGGTCATCCGGTGCTGAGCATCAGCGAAGGCGGCGATCAATGCACGGTCGGCAGCCTGTTCTGCCTGCGGGTCGGCGATGAGCAAGTGTCGTTCGAGGTCAATCTCGACTCCGTCGCCCGCAGCGGCGTGCGCATTCACCCCAGCGTGCTGCAGTTGTCGCGCCGCAAACCGGCGGTGCCATGAGACGCGTCAAATCCACAGGGCGCCCGACCCTCGGCTCGGTCATCGGCCGTGGCAACCTGATTGTGGCGCTGGTCGCCGTGGCAATGGCCAGTGTGTCGCTGACGCTGCTTGGGGTGCTGGCGCTGCGGGTCTATGCCGATCACAACCTGCACTTGATCGCGCGCTCGATCAGTTACACGGTGGAAGCTGCCGTGGTGTTCAACGACAAGGCCGCCGCGACCGAAGCGCTGGCGTTGATCGCCTCGACCGAAGAAGTGGCGGATGCCCAGGTGCTGGACACTCAGGGCCAATTGCTCGCGCGCTGGCAGCGTCCGGAGAACGGCCTGATTTCCGAGCTGGAGATGCAGGTCGCGCGAGTCATTCTGGAAAAACCCATCAACCTGCCGATCCAGCATCAGGATCGCGAGATCGGGCGCATCTTGCTGATTGGCCACGGCGGCAGCCTGATGCGCTTTCTGTTGAGCGGTCTGGCGGGGATCATTCTCTGTACGGCGATCAGCGCTTGGGTCGCGCTCTTTCTGGCGCGACGTCAATTGCGCAGGATCATCGGCCCGTTGCACAGCCTGGCGGCGGTGGCGCATGCGGCCCGTAGCGAGCGGGCACTGGATCGACGGGTGCCACGGGCAAAGATTGCCGAACTGGACAACCTGGGCAATGACTTCAATGCCTTGCTCGATGAGCTCGAAGACTGGCAAACCCACCTGCAAAGCGAAAACGAAACCCTCGCCCATCAGGCCAGTCACGACAGTCTCACCGGATTGCCGAACCGGGCCTTTTTCGAGGGCCGCCTGATCCGTGCGCTACGCAGCGCCCACAAACTGAACGAGCGCGTGGCAGTGCTGTTTCTCGACAGCGACCGCTTCAAGGACATCAACGACAGCTTCGGTCATGCCGCCGGCGACGCAGTGCTGGTGGCGGTAGCCAATCGGGTGCGGGCGCAGTTGCGTGAAGAGGATCTGGTGGCGCGTCTGGGCGGTGATGAGTTTGCCGTTCTGCTGACACCCCTGCACAAGACCGAAGACGCCGAGCGCATTGCCGACAAGATCCTCGCCAGCATGGACACCCCGATTGCACTGCCGGGCGACAGCAGTGTCGTGACTTCGCTCAGTATCGGCATCGCCGTTTACCCCGATCATGGCGCCACGCCCGGCACCTTGCTCGATGCGGCAGATGCCGCCATGTATCAAGCCAAGCGTTTGTCGCGCGGCGCCCAATTCACGGCCGGGTCGGAGCACCCGGTCGATCCCGTTCAAACCAGGAGCTGATGCCCGTGTTCTCATTTTCCTTTCGACTGTTTTCCACTTTGTTGCTGACCGCCATGCTGGCCTTGACCGGTTGTCAGACCGCCCCGCAAAAAGGCCTGACGCCGGCCCAGGTCGCAGTCCTCAAGCAGCAAGGCTTCGAGCTGACCGATGACGGCTGGGAATTCGGCCTGTCGGGCAAAGTGCTGTTTGGCAGCGATGTCGAAAGCCTGAACAAGCAAAGTACCGAAATCGTCGAACGTATCGGCAAAGCGTTGCTGGGCGTTGGCATCGAGCGGGTACGGGTGGATGGCCACACCGACGCCTCGGGCAAGGAAACCTACAACCAGCAACTGTCACTGCGCCGCGCGAAAAGCGTCGGCAAAGTGCTGACCTCGGTCGGCATGAAGGAGGAGAACATCCAGCTGCAAGGCCTTGGCAGCCGCGAACCGGTCGCCTCCAACGACACCGCTGCCGGCCGCACCGAAAACCGCCGGGTGTCGATTGTGGTCAGCGCCGATTAATCGGCGAACTGCATTTCGCGGGTCTCGCCCATCAACAGACCCTGATTGCGCTCGGTCACCTCACGGATGTAATCCCACAACAGGGTGATCCGTTTCAACTTGCGCAGATCCTCCCGGCAGTACATCCAGAACTGCCGGGTGATATCGATTTCCTCCGGCAACACCGGCAGCAGGCGCGGATCCTGGGCCGCGAGGAAGCACGGCAGAATCGCCAATGAGCGCCCCTGCTGCGCCGCCACGAACTGCGCAATCACGCTGGTGCTGCGCAAATTGGCGCTGGCGCCGGGCAACACATTCGCCAGATACAGCAGCTCCGAGCTGAACGCCAGGTCATCCACGTAACTGATGAATTGATGCTTGCCCAGGTCGGCGGGGCGGCGGATCGGTGGGTGCTTGTCCAGGTATTCCTGGGTTGCGTAGAGCTGCAAACGGTAGTCGCAGAGTTTGCAGCACACGTACGGCCCGTGTTCCGGGCGTTCGAGGGCGATGACGATGTCGGCCTCGCGTTTGGACAGGCTGATGAAGTGCGGCAGCGGCAGGATGTCCACCGAAATCGCCGGGTAGGCGTCGACGAAATGGCTCAATTGCGGGGTGATGAAGAAGCTGCCGAAACCTTCGGTGCAGCCCATCCGCACATGCCCGGAGAGCGCGACGCCGGAGCCCGACACTTGCTCGCAAGCCATGTGCAGCGTGCTTTCGATCGACTCGGCATAACTCAGCAGGCGCTGGCCTTCGGCAGTCAGTACGAAACCACTGGTGCGAGACTTTTCGAACAGCAAAGTGCCAAGCGCCGCTTCCAGCGAACTGATCCGCCGCGAAACGGTGGTGTAGTCCACCGCCAGGCGTTTGGCCGCGGTGCTGGCCTTGCGGGTACGGGCGACTTCGAGGAAAAACTTGAGGTCGTCCCAGTTCAGCGAGCCTAGAGAGGTGATGTTTTTTTGCATGATGGACGGGCTTATATATGCGTTCTTATTAGAAGTTTGCACATCTATACTCCAAAAACAGTCCGACAACCAATTCGCGACACACGCCTCATCTCAAGGCGAACCTTTCGCCTTGGCTCCCAAGATAAAAACAATTTCTGGAGACCAGCATGAACGCATCGCTTACGCCCAACGAAACCACGATCCAGAAGGTCAAGCTGCTGATCGACGGCGAGTGGGTCGAGTCGCAGACCACCGAGTGGCACGACATCGTCAACCCGGCGACCCAGCAGGTTCTGGCCAAGGTTCCGTTCGCCACCGCCGCTGAAGTTGACGCCGCCGTCAGTGCCGCCCAGCGCGCCTTCCAGACCTGGAAGCTGACCCCGATTGGCGCGCGCATGCGCATAATGCTCAAGCTGCAAGCGTTGATCCGCGAGCATTCCAAACGCATCGCCGTGGTCCTGAGCGCCGAGCAGGGCAAGACCATTGCCGACGCCGAGGGCGATATTTTCCGTGGCCTGGAAGTGGTCGAACACGCCTGCTCTATCGGCAGCCTGCAAATGGGCGAGTTCGCCGAGAACGTTGCCGGCGGCGTTGACACCTACACCCTGCGTCAGCCGATCGGCGTCTGCGCCGGCATCACGCCGTTCAACTTCCCGGCAATGATTCCGCTGTGGATGTTCCCGATGGCCATCGCCTGCGGC
The window above is part of the Pseudomonas fluorescens genome. Proteins encoded here:
- the recD gene encoding exodeoxyribonuclease V subunit alpha, giving the protein MNRTFADLLPTPLTAESLAQLTPLTRADDLLLLLTQWVERGWLRALDKAFVAFLHELAPDVDPLVLLAAALTSHQLGHGHVCLDLFETLKAPDFALSLPPEGDAQPGVLLLPSQLLETLDGAHWCKVLAGSSLVALAADEGASAQERPLVLSGKRLYLRRYWAYERRIDSALRQRLAEQEATPPDLARRLDALFDPAQRADVIDWQKLACALATRSAFSIITGGPGTGKTTTVVRLLALLQAPAVEAHQPLRIRLAAPTGKAAARLTESISQQVQSLKVADSVREKIPTEVTTVHRLLGSRPGTRHFRHHAGNRLPLDVLVVDEASMIDLEMMANLLDALPPHARLVLLGDKDQLASVEAGAVLGDLCRDAEAGWYSPQTRQWLEQVSGESLQDSGLHEGSDGSHPLAQQVVMLRHSRRFGEGSGIGQLARRVNQQLPDEARQLLDAKTHGDVFSLPLQNEHDRKLEHLVLDGHGEGPHGYRHYLSVLRDQRPASGTPLENPGWVDWARDVLRAFDTFQLLCAVRKGPWGVEGLNQRITDALLKARLIESDQQWYEGRPVLMTRNDYGLGLMNGDIGIALKLPELDGPDAGKSVLRVAFPRNDGCGGVRFVLPSRLNDVETVYAMTVHKSQGSEFAHTALILPDALNPVLTKELIYTGITRAKDWFTLIEPRGGVFEEAVQRKVKRLSGLMLELEEGTPHKG
- a CDS encoding LysR family transcriptional regulator — translated: MQKNITSLGSLNWDDLKFFLEVARTRKASTAAKRLAVDYTTVSRRISSLEAALGTLLFEKSRTSGFVLTAEGQRLLSYAESIESTLHMACEQVSGSGVALSGHVRMGCTEGFGSFFITPQLSHFVDAYPAISVDILPLPHFISLSKREADIVIALERPEHGPYVCCKLCDYRLQLYATQEYLDKHPPIRRPADLGKHQFISYVDDLAFSSELLYLANVLPGASANLRSTSVIAQFVAAQQGRSLAILPCFLAAQDPRLLPVLPEEIDITRQFWMYCREDLRKLKRITLLWDYIREVTERNQGLLMGETREMQFAD
- a CDS encoding YfiR family protein, whose amino-acid sequence is MKVAVWATERVVGCKRALLAGVLCLLSGVAAAQTQPPAGMAEQRAKSVTQVVLGILSYARWPVEPAQLRLCIVGPTEYTDDLVKGTTQATGRPVIVRRLLADNPAIVSECDAVYIGKLTTDERSRLFASLIGHPVLSISEGGDQCTVGSLFCLRVGDEQVSFEVNLDSVARSGVRIHPSVLQLSRRKPAVP
- a CDS encoding OmpA family protein, which codes for MPVFSFSFRLFSTLLLTAMLALTGCQTAPQKGLTPAQVAVLKQQGFELTDDGWEFGLSGKVLFGSDVESLNKQSTEIVERIGKALLGVGIERVRVDGHTDASGKETYNQQLSLRRAKSVGKVLTSVGMKEENIQLQGLGSREPVASNDTAAGRTENRRVSIVVSAD
- a CDS encoding diguanylate cyclase domain-containing protein, giving the protein MRRVKSTGRPTLGSVIGRGNLIVALVAVAMASVSLTLLGVLALRVYADHNLHLIARSISYTVEAAVVFNDKAAATEALALIASTEEVADAQVLDTQGQLLARWQRPENGLISELEMQVARVILEKPINLPIQHQDREIGRILLIGHGGSLMRFLLSGLAGIILCTAISAWVALFLARRQLRRIIGPLHSLAAVAHAARSERALDRRVPRAKIAELDNLGNDFNALLDELEDWQTHLQSENETLAHQASHDSLTGLPNRAFFEGRLIRALRSAHKLNERVAVLFLDSDRFKDINDSFGHAAGDAVLVAVANRVRAQLREEDLVARLGGDEFAVLLTPLHKTEDAERIADKILASMDTPIALPGDSSVVTSLSIGIAVYPDHGATPGTLLDAADAAMYQAKRLSRGAQFTAGSEHPVDPVQTRS